The Pseudodesulfovibrio sp. S3 genome has a segment encoding these proteins:
- the fliG gene encoding flagellar motor switch protein FliG, translated as MADFSGPQKTAIVLLALGEKFTGEVFKRMERNEIAAVSKAMLDTDSVPKEEVLQVLKEYNEALTYGADLLVGGPEQVKRMLIQSLDAETAKYIMDSLDIDTGPTPFQELQNVSPRILAQILRNEHPQTLALILGHLHPDQAAELIQNLPAGVRAEVLMRLAKLEAVAEEMLMEVDKVLQSQLIAMGGKEGKKVGGVNAVAEILNAVDRNTEEEVLSEIEEESTQMAEDIRNLMFVFEDVKGVDDIAIRELLKEVSNEDLTVALKGASEDLRDKFFKNLSERASAMIKEDLEIMPPKKLSEVEAAQQSIVKTVRRLEDEGKIVISRGGSDVFV; from the coding sequence ATGGCAGATTTCTCCGGACCTCAGAAAACGGCCATTGTACTCCTTGCCCTTGGCGAGAAGTTCACGGGGGAAGTGTTCAAGCGAATGGAACGCAACGAGATTGCGGCCGTATCCAAAGCCATGCTCGACACGGATTCCGTGCCCAAGGAAGAAGTGCTCCAGGTACTCAAGGAGTACAACGAGGCCCTGACCTATGGTGCAGACCTCCTGGTGGGCGGTCCCGAACAGGTCAAACGCATGCTCATTCAGTCCCTGGACGCCGAAACCGCCAAGTACATCATGGATTCCCTGGATATCGACACCGGCCCCACTCCCTTCCAGGAACTGCAAAACGTCAGCCCGCGCATCCTGGCCCAGATACTGCGAAACGAACATCCCCAGACCCTGGCGCTCATTCTCGGGCACCTGCACCCGGATCAGGCAGCCGAACTCATTCAGAACCTCCCGGCAGGCGTCCGTGCAGAGGTGCTCATGCGCCTGGCCAAACTGGAAGCCGTTGCAGAGGAGATGCTCATGGAAGTCGACAAGGTTCTGCAAAGCCAGCTCATTGCCATGGGCGGCAAGGAAGGCAAGAAGGTCGGCGGCGTCAACGCTGTTGCAGAAATTCTCAACGCCGTGGACCGCAATACCGAAGAAGAAGTTCTCTCCGAGATCGAAGAAGAATCCACCCAAATGGCCGAGGACATCCGAAACCTCATGTTCGTGTTCGAGGACGTCAAGGGTGTCGACGACATAGCCATCCGCGAGCTGCTCAAGGAGGTCTCCAACGAAGACCTCACCGTGGCCCTCAAGGGTGCGAGCGAAGACCTGCGCGACAAGTTCTTCAAGAACCTGTCGGAACGCGCCTCCGCAATGATCAAGGAAGACCTGGAAATCATGCCGCCCAAGAAGCTCAGTGAAGTGGAAGCAGCCCAGCAGTCCATCGTCAAGACCGTCCGCCGACTGGAGGACGAGGGCAAGATCGTCATAAGCCGAGGCGGTAGCGATGTCTTTGTCTAA
- a CDS encoding FliI/YscN family ATPase, translating into MGTESRLGLLEDLDPCQTFGKVTKVVGLIAEGHGIKAPLGSVCYLMPPGHDPIAAEVVGFRDGACLFMPYSNMRGIGPGSLIQNAATPPHVPVGQAMLGRAVDAFGAPLDGKGAIHPDTFVPLHREPPNPLERPRIDEPLDVGIRSVNSLLTLGKGQRVGIMAGSGVGKSTTLGMMARYTKADINVIALVGERGREVVEFMERDLGPEGMSRSVLVVATSDKSPLIRMRAAFAATAIAEFFRDQGKDVLLMMDSVTRFAMAGREVGLAAGEPPTRGGYTPSVFAQLPQLLERAGKSRKGSITGIYTVLVDGDDFTEPIADSTRSILDGHIVLTRELADLGHYPAIDVLKSISRLRSDITTKQAQEDGRALLRHMATFKRVEDMVNIGAYQKGANMEVDKAISMVGPINNFLRQLVVEQETLDGAFQSMHELVADDQSAASQGKPMPNQQPKPKLNQQLNRQNAKKNVPPPGNMKLKAR; encoded by the coding sequence ATGGGCACGGAGTCGAGACTCGGCCTGCTCGAAGACCTGGACCCCTGCCAAACCTTCGGCAAGGTCACCAAGGTGGTCGGCCTCATCGCCGAAGGACACGGCATCAAGGCACCGCTCGGCTCGGTCTGTTATCTCATGCCTCCCGGTCACGACCCCATTGCCGCTGAAGTGGTCGGATTCCGCGACGGTGCCTGCCTGTTCATGCCCTACTCGAACATGCGCGGCATCGGTCCCGGCAGCCTTATCCAGAACGCGGCCACGCCGCCCCACGTACCTGTGGGCCAGGCCATGCTCGGCCGAGCCGTGGACGCCTTTGGTGCGCCCCTGGACGGCAAGGGCGCCATCCACCCCGATACCTTCGTCCCCCTGCACAGGGAACCGCCCAACCCGCTGGAACGGCCCCGCATCGACGAACCGCTGGACGTGGGCATCCGTTCCGTGAACTCTCTTCTGACCCTCGGCAAAGGACAACGCGTCGGCATCATGGCCGGTTCCGGCGTCGGCAAATCCACCACGCTCGGCATGATGGCCCGCTATACCAAGGCGGACATCAACGTCATTGCCCTGGTGGGCGAACGCGGCAGAGAAGTGGTGGAATTCATGGAGCGCGACCTCGGTCCCGAAGGCATGTCCCGCAGCGTACTCGTGGTCGCCACCTCGGACAAAAGCCCGCTCATCCGAATGCGTGCAGCTTTCGCAGCCACAGCCATCGCCGAATTTTTCCGGGATCAGGGCAAGGACGTACTGCTGATGATGGACTCGGTCACCCGTTTCGCCATGGCGGGCCGGGAGGTCGGACTGGCAGCCGGGGAGCCTCCCACCCGCGGCGGCTACACTCCATCGGTCTTCGCCCAACTGCCCCAACTCCTGGAGCGCGCGGGCAAAAGCCGGAAGGGGTCCATCACCGGCATCTACACCGTCCTGGTGGACGGCGACGACTTCACGGAACCCATTGCGGACTCCACCCGTTCCATCCTGGACGGACATATCGTCCTGACACGCGAACTGGCCGACCTGGGTCATTACCCGGCCATCGACGTGCTCAAGTCCATCAGCCGTCTTCGCAGCGACATCACCACCAAGCAGGCCCAGGAGGACGGTCGCGCCCTGCTCCGGCACATGGCCACCTTCAAACGGGTGGAGGACATGGTCAACATCGGCGCGTACCAAAAAGGGGCCAATATGGAAGTGGACAAGGCCATCTCCATGGTCGGACCCATCAACAATTTTCTCCGTCAACTGGTGGTTGAACAGGAAACCCTGGACGGGGCATTCCAATCCATGCACGAGCTGGTCGCCGACGACCAATCAGCCGCGTCACAGGGCAAACCGATGCCCAACCAGCAGCCGAAGCCGAAACTCAACCAGCAATTGAACAGACAGAACGCCAAGAAAAACGTTCCGCCCCCTGGCAACATGAAGCTCAAGGCCCGCTAG
- a CDS encoding AsmA family protein: MKKMLKYSVIGIAFGAILFGAALVVFISTVDPNQYKDRIAGLVLEETGRTLTFDGDLDVFVFPRLGLSLGGLHLSNAASFGPKPMISVDSARVSVQTFPLFLGRVKFGKLELDGLVLNMGRDAQGRGNWDDLVGRNSSGQSEQEQPFSLEVEGVSITNGSLEWDDRMSDSRFILRGVTVSTGKIVEGALFPVDLALAFECLNPDAKGTVSLKGQSSIDLKNREYGHMDMHLALSASGKDIPGGKVDAQGSFKFLALNFNKEHAQVTGLDCTAYGATMHLDGTLEGITKGVKAVSGTVTLDPADIKKLLAALGGKPPVTADASALTQVGGTVVADFKPGHLEVKSLEADLDGTRIVGNGRVDRGESGPVYFARLDVGSLDLDRYLPPAHAGSATVSHDEAKAGIMDDTLLPVAQLKRLNLDLEAKAAELKLGGARFTKVVTVVDSGNGVVKIAPLSAEAYSGILELSATINVMGKRPETEYRVSVEKLNVGALSKDVGNKAEYAGIADFASSGTCQGKQARAMLQTLNGTLSFHLADGIFPGVDLARMARTTHTHKNKEGKVEASATDSTEFGSIAGTGTIKDGVVHNDDLDVKAPGLRAEGHGAVSLVTREIDYMVKAKLVPQAGGQGGKSSEDLFGVLVPIHVTGSLDHPYYWVSVKEYVKALGGVVIGTVGSVFSGVKSVVKGVGSVLDESCCEDAPGAGKSSKKSGFLGIF; encoded by the coding sequence ATGAAAAAAATGCTTAAATACAGCGTCATAGGCATAGCCTTTGGCGCTATTCTTTTTGGGGCGGCTCTCGTTGTCTTTATCTCCACTGTGGACCCCAATCAGTATAAGGATCGTATTGCCGGGCTTGTGCTTGAAGAGACCGGTCGGACCCTGACGTTTGACGGTGATCTGGATGTGTTCGTATTTCCGCGTCTGGGCCTTTCCCTGGGTGGTCTGCATCTGAGCAACGCGGCGTCATTCGGTCCCAAGCCCATGATCTCGGTGGATTCGGCTCGTGTAAGCGTGCAGACCTTTCCCCTGTTCCTTGGCCGGGTCAAATTCGGAAAGCTTGAACTGGACGGCCTGGTCCTGAATATGGGCCGGGATGCCCAGGGCAGGGGCAACTGGGATGATCTGGTGGGCCGGAACAGTTCCGGGCAGTCTGAACAGGAGCAGCCCTTTTCCCTGGAAGTGGAGGGCGTCTCCATTACCAACGGCAGTCTGGAGTGGGATGACCGGATGTCGGATTCCCGGTTCATTCTGCGCGGCGTCACCGTCTCCACAGGCAAGATCGTCGAAGGCGCCCTGTTTCCTGTGGACCTGGCCCTTGCCTTCGAATGTCTGAATCCTGACGCCAAAGGCACGGTGTCCTTGAAGGGACAATCGTCAATCGACTTGAAAAATAGGGAATACGGCCACATGGACATGCACCTCGCATTGTCTGCCAGCGGCAAGGACATTCCCGGCGGCAAGGTCGATGCCCAGGGTTCCTTCAAGTTCCTGGCGTTGAATTTCAACAAGGAACACGCTCAGGTTACCGGCCTCGATTGTACTGCCTACGGGGCGACGATGCATCTTGACGGCACGCTGGAGGGGATCACCAAGGGCGTGAAAGCAGTGAGCGGCACCGTTACCCTGGATCCAGCCGACATCAAGAAACTTCTGGCCGCACTGGGTGGAAAACCGCCGGTTACGGCAGATGCATCGGCTTTGACACAAGTGGGCGGGACTGTGGTGGCCGATTTCAAGCCCGGGCACCTTGAGGTGAAGAGCCTTGAGGCTGACCTTGACGGTACCCGCATCGTGGGCAACGGGCGTGTGGACAGGGGGGAGAGCGGCCCGGTCTACTTTGCCCGTCTGGATGTCGGCTCCCTTGATTTGGACCGCTACCTGCCGCCCGCCCATGCTGGGAGCGCCACCGTTTCACACGATGAAGCCAAAGCCGGGATCATGGACGACACGCTCTTGCCGGTGGCGCAGCTCAAGCGGCTCAATCTGGATTTGGAGGCCAAGGCCGCGGAGCTGAAGCTCGGAGGAGCACGTTTCACCAAGGTGGTGACCGTGGTTGATTCAGGGAACGGCGTGGTCAAGATTGCGCCGTTGTCTGCTGAAGCCTATAGCGGCATCTTGGAGCTGTCGGCGACAATCAATGTCATGGGGAAAAGACCTGAGACGGAGTACAGGGTCTCCGTGGAAAAGTTGAATGTTGGGGCCTTGTCCAAAGATGTGGGAAATAAGGCGGAATATGCCGGTATTGCGGATTTTGCTTCTTCCGGCACTTGTCAGGGCAAACAGGCTCGAGCCATGCTTCAGACCTTGAACGGCACGCTTTCCTTCCATCTTGCCGACGGCATTTTTCCCGGAGTCGATCTGGCAAGAATGGCCAGGACAACCCACACGCACAAAAACAAAGAGGGCAAGGTGGAGGCTTCCGCCACCGATTCCACCGAGTTCGGCTCCATTGCCGGGACCGGAACCATCAAGGACGGCGTGGTGCACAATGACGATCTGGATGTCAAGGCTCCGGGCCTGCGTGCTGAAGGCCATGGTGCTGTATCTCTGGTCACCCGTGAAATCGACTATATGGTCAAGGCCAAGCTTGTGCCGCAGGCCGGAGGGCAGGGCGGTAAATCGTCCGAGGATCTTTTCGGCGTGCTGGTACCCATCCATGTGACTGGCTCATTGGATCATCCGTATTACTGGGTGTCCGTGAAGGAATATGTCAAGGCATTGGGCGGTGTGGTCATCGGTACGGTGGGAAGCGTGTTCAGCGGGGTGAAGAGTGTGGTCAAGGGCGTTGGGTCTGTCCTGGATGAGAGCTGCTGTGAGGATGCGCCCGGAGCCGGGAAATCGTCCAAGAAAAGCGGGTTCCTGGGAATATTCTAG
- a CDS encoding MerR family transcriptional regulator yields MEDLQRFKRYKIGQAAKEIGVKTYVLRFWEGEFDEIDPVRTESGQRLYTEEHLEIIREIKRLLYDEGLTIEGAKKKLHSREHSDILLEIRDGLQAIKQLLNR; encoded by the coding sequence ATGGAAGATTTACAGAGATTCAAAAGGTACAAGATTGGCCAGGCAGCCAAGGAGATCGGGGTCAAGACCTACGTGCTCCGGTTCTGGGAGGGGGAGTTCGACGAGATCGATCCCGTCCGGACCGAGAGCGGGCAGCGGCTCTACACCGAGGAGCACCTGGAAATCATTCGCGAGATCAAGCGTCTGCTCTATGACGAGGGCTTGACCATCGAAGGTGCCAAAAAGAAACTTCACAGTCGCGAGCACAGTGATATCCTCCTGGAAATTCGCGACGGACTTCAGGCGATAAAGCAGCTTCTGAACCGCTAA
- a CDS encoding FliH/SctL family protein codes for MSLSKHVLNRAQLTGKVVIGMGSPGPDEMTIQEIEGKRQLIWDAATNDEYLNRVKEKAREAAKEIKMLAELEAEALRATAKHDGYAEGLAQAQETVDQHIKDISTQAENLLAQLGAQGNTIFEDRRQDIIGLIKLAVSKTLKVELDEKRTASLEALMREALDRIEAQRQLEIRCSPDEVAELEEFIRTIQERNSALKYWTVKGDPTIQSGGVVVEAAGGKVDNTIDTRWKSVEPLFDQLAEQITAADPEA; via the coding sequence ATGTCTTTGTCTAAACACGTCTTGAACCGCGCGCAACTGACCGGAAAGGTCGTCATCGGCATGGGTTCGCCCGGTCCGGACGAGATGACCATTCAGGAAATCGAAGGCAAGCGGCAGCTTATTTGGGACGCTGCCACCAATGACGAATACCTGAATCGCGTCAAGGAAAAAGCCAGGGAAGCGGCCAAGGAAATCAAGATGCTGGCGGAGCTTGAAGCCGAAGCGCTGCGCGCCACTGCCAAACACGACGGGTATGCCGAAGGATTGGCCCAGGCTCAGGAGACCGTGGACCAGCATATCAAGGACATCTCGACCCAGGCCGAAAACCTGCTGGCCCAACTCGGGGCACAGGGAAACACCATTTTCGAAGACCGCCGCCAGGATATCATCGGCCTGATCAAACTGGCCGTCAGCAAAACCCTCAAGGTGGAGTTGGATGAGAAACGCACCGCTTCACTGGAGGCCCTGATGCGCGAAGCCCTGGACCGCATCGAAGCCCAGCGGCAACTGGAAATCAGGTGCAGCCCGGATGAGGTTGCCGAACTCGAAGAATTCATCCGCACCATTCAGGAGCGCAATTCAGCCCTCAAGTATTGGACCGTCAAGGGCGACCCCACCATCCAATCCGGCGGCGTGGTCGTGGAAGCGGCCGGGGGCAAGGTGGACAACACCATTGACACCCGCTGGAAGAGCGTAGAACCCCTTTTCGATCAACTGGCCGAGCAGATCACGGCTGCCGATCCCGAGGCGTGA